TTAATAATCACCATAATTTATCTTCTTCATATGtgatttaggtttttttttaagttaaaattactcaagttaaaatatttatttaaataaattatttttttatataaaattgtgttttttttctcaataataacatctttttaaaaataaaaaatttaaaacactttattttaaaatttatatattaaaatgatcTACTTTTTCGAGTCTTCAGGAGATCCCATATTCAAGATGCAACcatataatagttttattattttaggtcTTTCATAATGTCGCATTTCCAAAATGCAACCATgtatttgtttaatatttttttaaataataacaaatacaataaaataatacattaaatataataaaaactacattatattaataaaattcaacaaaacaCGTTAAAtgtaaaaagaaataattaaatacatcaaaataaaaaactacaacATTTTAATTAACCACGTCCATCTAAATATCCCGAATCTCATATCTAGGAGATCGTTGAATTCGTCTAACTCTTTGAACAACTTCAAATTGTTatagttctttttcatttttgttcctCATGGTCATTCTTAGTTTATTGCTAGTGTATACGACTCAAATCCTTAATAATTTACATATGAATTAGATTTAGTCTCAATTGTCTCCATATAATTTTGAGTCTCACAGTTATACAtgaaatcaaaaacaacaaaagTCGACTCATGAGTTATACAATGAGttccaaaaaattattaaaaatatcgcATTATGTTGGGTGACTGAAATATTGTAGTTAAGCCATTGAAGAAACATAGTACGGAGTCGGTATTTATGCAAGGACATGTGCATGGCCGGTATTGGACCATAATGTGGAACTTATGTAGAGGTTTGTAGGTGCAACACTGGTGGATCATAATATGAGATGCATGGTTCAATATGTAGGTGAGACAATAATTAAGACAAATTTGTAGTGTTTTGTtggattttattaatataatttagtttttttattatatttaatatattattttattatatttccaattatttaaaaataaataaaccaatAGCATTATGGAGAAGCAACCTCTCGAAGGAccctaaaaatatgaaataaatacataGTCATATATTGGAGATTTGACTTTCTAGAGACCCAAAAAGTATGATACTTTGGTACATAAGTTTTAAAGTAGagtatttagtaattaaaaaaaaaagtatattatagGAAAAATTTCATTGATTAATCTAACATTATTCCTTCGAGTTAatctcttttttatatttaaataaatgattttttacataaattaagcTTTTGTGTGTTATTTATGATTTCACTGAGAGCaatgttgtgttgtgttgtttgTCATTGCGATGTTACATTGTTTTTTCAACTTTGTGCAGTGTTTTTAGATACAAATGATTCGTTTTGTCGATATCATCTTTTGAGTAAGGGGCTTATAGAGGTCGTCACCAAATTCAACACCTCTCAGCCTTAAATATGACTTGCCAACCAGACCGACAATCAACCTATACAACCAGAATATTGACACATACTCCAATTAGGGAggatctcaattttttttacagtgTGTATGatatttgaaaaattgcattgatattcttaattttataaattggacactttaaaattttatatttgtacttTATGCCTATAATAAATATCCATTTTTCCCGAGTGAGTATGTTAAGATATTGAATCTTGATGTTAGGATTTTGTGATTTTAGGGGTCTTATTCTTAGATTTGAAGAAGACCTCCAAAGATATTAAGACAGTCGTGTTTGCCAATACATGGTTGATTTGGTTATGTTAAAGGCCACATATAGTCGATGCAAGTGAACACtagtgaataatattttataaaggaTACAATGCAATTTATCTCAGAATGAGAAATTAGGTTTAATATGTTTGGGAAAGTATAACTTTTTAAtgcaaaatattgtttttattttaatatatgtaccGAATACAGTAAACAAAATGGAAAATAATTTCTTATTATGTAAAGTCCTTTCTTAGTTTCTGAACCTTTAATTTCAATTTGATATCAGTATAGATAGACTTTAATAATAGGTTATACTGGGAGACAATTATTAAGTTGCTTCGGGATTTTTATGGTGTTCATTTGTTTCTCAACAAGAATAGGAAGGCGTACGTTAAAATGACTTCTGATTATATCAAGTTTCAATAATTGAATCTTGTGAATTCAAACTTTAATAAGGTTTGACtttcatttaaaattgataGATAATTGAGCTTAATTAAGTAGTACATTACTTACAGTCGTAAGTAACCTTTTTGGTCATACACTGTGACTTTTAGTATAAGTTGTTGAACCTTTGTAATTGAAGATAAAACTTACACATTGGTGAGCTgagataattaaaaattaacacaCGTTATAATTAGTTAAACTTGAAGGATTGAAGTATTAGATAAGTTATTAACTTGTGAGTGAAATTTGATGTGAATCATACGATATCACGAGATCTAATAATATATAGGTAAGTATTAGTTTGACTTAAGTTCAAAGAATTAAATGGAATATGAACTTTAAATTCAAAGTTTCTTTGGATTGCACTGGATGTCTAATTCTCGCCTCCGAATGCACTTGTATCGTAAATTTATCGAAGCTACAAATTAAAGTGTTGAAAAGAATGTCCTTAAAAGCAAACATACGCTTAAGCACTTGAGATAGATCCAATAACTTGGGACATTCAAATCTAAAGTCTTTGCAAGGTGTATTTGGACTCTTCCTTGATGAAAATATCGaatctaaaaaaaaacaaatttaatatcctAAAATTATGCTCCTACCTCCGTAAACTATCTAAAACTCAATTTAGTGAAAAGGTCgaatctcaaaaataaaataaaaaacaatatccTAAAATTATATTCCTACCTCTGTAAATTATCTAAAACTCAATCTAGTCACTaacacttttaaataaaattaaaatattttttaaaaaggaaaattcaaatttcaagaATTTTGAAAATTGCAATTGGATTTTATGGAACATTGGttgtttttttaatctaattttattttatttgaacaaTAATGGGTAAAACATAATTATGCATCGATTGGACCGATACATTCATAactaataaaacaattttaatttagattgatattattatttgtttgagcatatttttatactatatttagataaattatatatttttatcatttcaatatagtatgaaaaaatcaatatttctgACTAACAATAGAAGGATTAAGggtaaaaaaatctcaaaaaattataaaatttaatttaaatataatatttcaaatacataaatgaaaaatttaattatgtagCGCTTAAAACTTTCACAAAACcatcttcatattttttaatatcttttttttaaactttttctcTACCTTcttctttctaatttttttctttactatacctttattttttctttgttgaattttggcaagtttttcatttgttttcttatgttaaaataacaactttaatttatttttacttttttactaCAATATGACAGAGCCGATAATAAGTtacaagtttttattttatattttaataaatttttaaaacctttactttctttctttgtttttttttttttttttttttttttaatttttttgtaccAAAACCCTTATCTTCTTAACACATTGCCTTtttaattgtcttttttttttttttttttttttttttttttttattttttaaaaatttttaaaaccttttttttttttttttttttttttttttttttttttttttttaaatttttgcagCCAAGACCTTCACAGGtaatttttaacttacataATCTGTCCGTTCGAAATATTAATGTAAGTAAAGAGGAAAttgtttttgtttgaaattttcgtACAAAAATACCAATTTTATAGTAGTGCAAAATCCTCCCaaagtttttttgtttaagtTGCATTTGATTTGGAGGGTATTAGACTCTGACATTTTTACAGTGGGTTAAAGTCACCGCagatttcaatttcaatttcttttccactaaatttatatttgctAATGTTTTATAACGAGCTGATAATGCATTTTaggaaatatgtttattttaaaacaatattttaatgctatagaaaataaaataatagaatttaatCTACGTACATTTTATCACAGACTATATACATTATTCAACTTGACATAATTTCGTCTAAAACTCTgttagaatttttttgaaacttcATAATTATAAGAAgtacattttcaaatttttaaatggaAACCGAGAAtactttgtattttgttttgtaaaGCCTGTTCATTTTACCTtattaaactcttaaaataaaatattatcacagacaaaatataaaatactaattaataaaaacacaattcaaaaaataataaaaactatttttcaatatttttattatttataaaaatattaataaattattcacTTCAAAAAATTCGTACCTCTCACTAACAAGTAAAATTACTGtaaaatttagtaaaataaaaaaaaaattaattattaaacactattaatataaaaaaattccatATATATTACAGTGATtcataaacataattttagaaataattatataataaatactaAACATCTATAATTgtttaattcttaaaatttattgacgttataaaaattttaagtttataatttGTACTGAATTAaatcctaaaaaaaaatattattccaaaATAAACCCACCATGAAATTGTAAATTAGTATAAATAGAGAGCATCGGTATTTTTAGACTCTAGTGACCATACCATCGCATCCAAGTGAATCACACCACAACACAACCGGTAAAAAGAAGAATTAATTTTCGTTTCAGCAGTGAATTCTTCAGAACTCGAGTCACGTTTCTTTTCAGGTAAGAGGATCAAACCTACAAACCCTTTTGCCTGATTTTTCTTTTGGATTCCCCTTCCCCTCAATTCCGTTAATGGAaacatgaaaattttgatgtGTAATGCTAGGTTAATTTGTTGTCATTGTTGTGTTAATTGTTGAGGTAAAAATCATGTGGTTAGGCTAACGGGGTGCAGGTAAACTACCCCTTTTGTTTCCTTTAATCAGGCTCGCTCACAAGGTGTTTGTAAAAATGCCTCAACAAGTTTAATACCTGGATTGGAAATTTgatcttaaatttttaattgataaatgatAACTATAAGTATAGTTGTATTCATTTCATTCACAAataccaaatttttttaaaaatatcattatttatttatctcttcCCACTCTTTTCTCACATCTTTCTTGCTTTCTCATCCTCATTCAAGTAAGATTTCATTCTCTGACTGATTATGATATCTTCAATTTCGTCTGTGTTCTCTTTAAGTTTCCCAGTAATGGCTTCGTTTTTATTTTCTCCAATGTCAAAACTCCCAAGCTCGACTTTTCAAAACTACTACCATCTTGCTTCTTATTTGtattgaatttagtttttttttaatctgtcATCAAAACCAGAAAGAAGAATTTGCACATGCCTCTGGACTCTTGCATTCTGATTAAGTATTCTTCTCTGCTTCCAATGGCCCTGTCTTTGTTTGTCAAAACCACCAACTCCAATGCCCATTACCACATTCATCTTCTTGCCTTTCTTGTGCACCCTTTTGACGATGTTGGTGCTGGCTGCAAAATATCACCTACTTCTTTCAAGGAGGCAACAAATTCAGAAGGAAAAACCTTCAAGCACTAGAGTCCCATAAGACCAGAGCGAACAACAGCAACATCAAAAGGGGTGCACAAGACAAAAAGAAGACGAGTGGAATCAATTCATTGGAGTTGGTAGTTTTAATGCACAAAGTGCCAATGGATGGAAAGAAGAATAATTAGTCAGAATGCAAGAGTCACAAGGCatttgaaaagaagaaaaatctttcaaattgtgtatgttgatgtatgcttttAGTCTTGTCCATTTGAAGCGTTGGTTCATTTATTTCTAGAATATTGTTTTGACCTTGGCTTCTACCTTCTAGCACAAAGTCCAGTAGTTTTATTCTCTTGGTGCTAGTTGAACTCATATTTGCTATGACTAGCACTGTCGTACAATGATAGTACAACACTTATAGATTCATGGTTAAATCCTCTCTTGAATCATTAGGGGTAAAATGGTTCTTGAAAACATTAGAATCTTGCCATTTACATCTTCTCACTGTTTGTGAAAAGCAAGCAAGTCAATCTTGAAAGtagtttttgtctttttgaagTGCCTTACTATTTTAATCTTTTCTCTTTATGTTAACTTGGCGATCTTTTGCTCCATGTAATATATTTATCATCTTAATCTTGTTTATCCTGATCTAAGAAGAAAGAACATGATGGTTCAGTTCTTTGCCTCTGTGATTTTGGTGTTTGAAGTACTAACAAGTaaatttaacttgttttccaGTTGCTTATGGCTCACAAatgtttttgtttaaattttttgaaaattatattcaaaataacttTAGTTGTGTTCcgccacacacacacacattttaaaatagtgGGCTGGGCTGGCCCTAACCCGCATGTCAAGTGGGCATTTTGACTCGAGGGTTTTTGAATTTATGGTCTTTTAGTGCTAGCCCGTGTGGTCTAGGGTGTGCTGGCCCATTTTCCCTTTTACTGTTTTTATCATTTGAAAGATAACTGAGAACACAATACCTCCAGAAGCTTATCAACCAGTATGCTCCTCTCCCTGCTCTTTCTTTTTATCTGGAATAGGCTAGGCTTCATCCTTGATCAATTTTCACTTTCAATTTCCCCTTTCCTTTAACTATAGTTACTCACTGAAATGACAGCAAAAGCATTAACCAACAAAAATGAGCAATTCCTCTGCCGGAACCTCATCAAAACCAAGAGCATCTTCCTCCCAACCATCAGAAACTTCATTGAAGCGCAAAAGAGGAGTTTTCCAAAAAGAATGTAAGAATCTTTGttcctaattttaaaattttagtcttGTTATTTCTATCTCTCTTACCCAATCTTCTTCTTGGTTTGCTATAGTGAAGCACATGATGTATGGATTTGGAGATGATCCCAATGTAATTGTCATTCTATCCTTTTCAATTTTCCTACTGTGTATGCCCAAGTTCTGTTCTCTAGGTTGTGAAATTATTTAGCTACGAATCAAATTCTTTTCATGTGAAttgtaaatattaatttgaaattttattcttGTTTGTCACTGCAATTAGCCACTTCCTGAAAGTGTGGCTCTTATTGAGGACATCGTTGTAGAATATGTCACAGAACTGGTAAGAATCTCCCTAAGGTATTTAATTGTTTAACACAGTCTGAGTACCATGGAGTCGTTGGCTTTTGCCCTTATGCAAAGATTTTCTGTCAAGGTACATAAAGCACAAGATATTGGATCAAAGAGGGGGAAGCTATCAGTTGAGGATTTCCTCTATCTGATTCGCAAGGTACTATTTGGTTAATAAAAATTGTGAATAGCGATCTTGGGGAACAATTATCTATAATTCTCTTCAAATACTTCCAACAATGGACAAAAAGATATAGTAATAAGTGAATTAAAAAGAAATCCCCTGAAAAGCTAacagaattttttttatgaacacTTCTATACACTGAGAATACTAGACTTAATTAAACATCTTTTGTAAGTACTTATTTATTCATAAGCCTAACACTTCTATTAGCTAGAAACTTCTCTTCTGGTCACCCTTTATAAATATATGGTCTTCAATTGCTTATTATAGGCCTGTTATTATTGTGGCCTTCGATGATGGTTTAAAGTTAATTGTTGGGAAGTTGTTAGTTGTTACCGGCATCAGTCAATATTTAtccaattcaatttttatacaGGTCTTTAAAGGTCCGAGAAACTCTTTCTCAAGTAGGATTTTCATTAACTTCAATAAGCCAAAATCGATATTAATTGTCCTTAACTTCAAATCAGTAAACACA
The genomic region above belongs to Cicer arietinum cultivar CDC Frontier isolate Library 1 chromosome 4, Cicar.CDCFrontier_v2.0, whole genome shotgun sequence and contains:
- the LOC101507070 gene encoding transcription initiation factor TFIID subunit 13-like gives rise to the protein MSNSSAGTSSKPRASSSQPSETSLKRKRGVFQKELKHMMYGFGDDPNPLPESVALIEDIVVEYVTELVHKAQDIGSKRGKLSVEDFLYLIRKDMLKLNRCSELLSVNDLLKQARKLFELDDEQLRKVGEPDESAEG